Within the Echinicola sp. 20G genome, the region TCCTTACTATACCTTCTCTCGAATTCTTTTTTACCAATATCCAGTATTTTGAGGTTCTTGTCGAGGTTTTCCTCATACAGTTTCTTGAGCTCTTCCAATTCAGTATCAATCGCTTCCCATTCCGTTTCAATCAGGTTTTTGTCATTGGTAAATTGCCCCAACTCGGCAACCAATTCAAACATTTCCTGGCTTTGGTCCCTTAATTTTTTATCTCTTTTTCCTGTGCCAATGCTCTCAATATAGCTGGACATCCCTGTAAAAAGTGCTTGGCTGAAAGTTCCGAATATAGGCGTGCCTGCTGACAAATCTCCGGTAAGGCTGATCAAATTGGCCACTACAGAAAGTGTTGGGCTTTCTTTTTTGTTCTTATCCACGAAACTCTTGAATCCGCTATACCATTCATTGAACCCTGGGTAAGAAGTAGGGTTCCCGACGGAGTTAAGTGTTTGGAAGAAGTCTCTTGTGGCGCCAAAAAGAATCAAGGGCCTAAGCTCCCTTTCCATGGCCACTAAGTTGATGATGGCAGATTGATAGTTCCCTTGGTAAATATTCAGTTCAGCATCCTTCTCAGCCTGCTGGAAGTCTTCAATCAATTTCACCCTTTCAATCAGTTTTTCAATTTTTTGGGTTTCACTGCTTGTTTGGTTTAAAGATTCATCCAACATCTGGATTTTTTGATCCAGGTCAGAGAGTTTCGTACCCAGCTGGTTGTCCATAGAGTCGGTTTTGACCTGAATGCTTTTTAGGAGGCTGTTTTTCAAAGATTGCTCCAAGGAGATAGTGATGGAGTCTGTCTGGGCATGGACATTAAAAGCAGCCAGCAATAATATAGAAATGGTTAATAAGTAGATTTTAGTTTTCATAGAACAATCAATTTCTATTTCTCGTACGAAATTTGTGCCATAAATGTAATTGCAATATTTCATTTTGATGCATATCAGATTTCAAAAATAGAAAAGGTTTTGAAAGCATAAGCTAAATTTAATTTTGGAAGATAAATTATATGGCCTTATTATTTAAAAAACAGTTCATCTTTAGTTATTTTAATTGATGTCCTAAAATCTTAAATTACCTTCTGCTAGATAAATTTATACACACTTTTGGAAAAGTGAAGAAGCAAAGGCTAGGTTGGTTTTATGATGGATAAGTCTGAGAAATATAACCCAAAAATAGATGTTTGAGATTCCTAGAACGATTTTTACCGAGGAGCATGAGATGTTCCGACAGTCTATTAGAGAATTTGTAAAAAAAGAAATCATCCCTAATAATTCTGAATGGGAAAAAGCAAAACAGGTTTCCCGAGAGTCTTGGGAAAAACTTGGGCAGAATGGATTTTTGTGTCTTCAAGCGCCTGAATCCTTTGGTGGCTTGGGGATTTCTGATTTTAGGTTCAATGCTATTTTTACGGAGGAACTGGGACTTAGTGGCTGTTCAGGGCCTGCTATTGGCTATCCGCTTCACAGCGATATAGTTTTTCCCTATTTGCAGCATTATGGAACAGACTCGGCTCATAAGAAATATGCCTCTAAAATGATTTCTGGAGAATATATAGGAGCCATAGCCATGACAGAACCAGGGGCTGGAAGTGATTTGCAAAACATAAAAGCCACGGCAAGGGATATGGGGGACCACTATCTTCTCAACGGTACAAAAACATTTATCACCAATGGTTATTTGTGTGATATGGTCGTAGTGGCAGCCAAGACAGATCCTACTCAAGGTGCCAAAGGTATTAGTCTTTTTGTTGTTGACAAGGAGATGGAAGGATTTACCAAGGGAGTTCCATTTGATAAGGTTGGACTTCATGCGCAAGATACCTGTGAACTGTTTTTTGAAGATGTCAAGGTGCCCAAAGAAAACCTATTGGGGAAGGAAGGAGAGGGCTTTAAGTACTTGATGACTGAGCTGGCCCAAGAACGTTTAATTGTTGCTTTGGCTGCGTTGGCTTTGGCAGAGTTTATGCTCAAGTCCACTGTGGAATATGTAAAAGGGAGAGAAGCTTTTGGTCGGTCCATTTCAGAATTTCAAAACACGAGATTTAAATTGGCTGAAATGGCGGCTAAAATTGAGCAGGCCAGAATTTATTGTGATCAACTGGTTTTGCTCCATAATGATAAAAAAGTAGACAGTGCCATGGCATCTGGAGCTAAGTATTTGATGACGGAGTTACAGTGTGAGGTAGCAGATGAATGTGTTCAACTACATGGAGGTTACGGCTATATGTGGGAATACCCGGTGGCCAGAGCTTATGCTGACGCAAGGGTGCAACGTATTTATGCTGGTACCAATGAAATCATGAAAGAATTAATTGCCCGTAAGGTATTGAAGTAGCGGAAGTTAGTTAGTATGTGTGCCCTAATATATACTTTATGAATGATTTAAAGCTTTTTTTAAAATCCATAAATGACTTATATTGTTCTAAGAATATGAGCCACCTATACGTAATTTGTAACCCAAAATAATAACAAAATGAAAGACTTTCCTTGGTTTGAAAATTACCCGAAGTCCGTCCCCAAAGAAGTGGATGTAGAAGCATATAGCAGTGTAATTGGGCTTTTTGAGGAAAGTATCCAGAAATATGGAGATGCTGTGGCTTATGAATGTATGGGCAAACAAATGAGCTTCAATGAATTGGATAAACTGTCTAGGGATTTTGCAGCTTACCTTCAGAATGACCTAAAACTGAAGAAGGGAGAAAGGATTGCCATTCAGATGCCCAATCTCCTTCAGTATCCTGTGGTCATGTTTGGGGCTTTGAGAGCTGGCTTGATCGTAGTAAATACCAATCCGCTTTATACTTCTCATGAGATGAAGCATCAGTTTGAGGATGCGAGTGTATCTGCTGTGGTGATTGTTGCCAATTTTGCCAAGAACCTTGAGGAAATATTGCCTCATCTAAATGTTAAACATATCATTATTACAGAGATTGGGGATCTTTTAGGAGGGCTCAAAGGGATTATTGTGAACTTGGTCGTTAAGCATGTGAAAAAGATGGTGCCCGCTTATCACATTCCAAA harbors:
- a CDS encoding acyl-CoA dehydrogenase family protein → MFEIPRTIFTEEHEMFRQSIREFVKKEIIPNNSEWEKAKQVSRESWEKLGQNGFLCLQAPESFGGLGISDFRFNAIFTEELGLSGCSGPAIGYPLHSDIVFPYLQHYGTDSAHKKYASKMISGEYIGAIAMTEPGAGSDLQNIKATARDMGDHYLLNGTKTFITNGYLCDMVVVAAKTDPTQGAKGISLFVVDKEMEGFTKGVPFDKVGLHAQDTCELFFEDVKVPKENLLGKEGEGFKYLMTELAQERLIVALAALALAEFMLKSTVEYVKGREAFGRSISEFQNTRFKLAEMAAKIEQARIYCDQLVLLHNDKKVDSAMASGAKYLMTELQCEVADECVQLHGGYGYMWEYPVARAYADARVQRIYAGTNEIMKELIARKVLK